The genomic stretch ACCGTAGCTTTGCGCCAGCCGGGTCAGGAAATAGCTGTCGGCTTCGTTCGTCTGATCGATGTGCGAAATTTTGATGCTGTTAAGCTCCTCCGGGATCACCGGAAGGGTGAGTTTATTTCGTGCAGAAATGATACTAACGATCGCGCCCAGTGTGTAATCGTCATAGGACTGGCTGAGTTTGGTATCAAAGGAACCACTCAGGTCTGCGCTGCGGGCTGTGACTGTGATGATGTCCGGTGCGCCGGAATACGTCACCGTGTCGACGGTAAAATAGCCGCAGTCGTATAACGCCAGCTTCGACCACCCGAGATGCAAATGCAAAACGGTTCCTCGTGCGGGCATCTGCAACTGCCCATCGCTGTCGTCGAAAGAAAGATTCAGAGTATCTGCCACAAAACCGCTGTTATCCGTCACCGATAAACTGATGATACGGCTGGAAATATTCTCTTCCAGGACTTTGTTTTTTACCTTCAGGGTAAACGCCGGCGCAATGCGTGCGCCAGCCGGTAACTGAAAATTGGTAAGCATGATTAGACTCCGCTAACGAAGTTACTGACTGCCGAACTGGCTTTGTTAAAAAGCTCTTCGGCCTGAGCCAGCAGATCGCCAAACATGGCCGCCTGAGATTCATCGACGCGTTTTAACAGGACCGAAAAGCTGATGCTCCGTGCCTGACCGTTCGAATTAATCTCGCTGTTGTCGTGCGTCACGTTCTCGATAATAAACATGCCGTAAAGGGTTCCGCTGCCTTCGATCAAAGGCCACGCCCGTCCGGAATTGGCCATCCCTTCTAAAACTTGCAAATAGCGTATTCCGCCGGTGACTTCCGGCAACAGCAGCCCGCTGAGTTTCATCGACTCCTCTCCCAGCCC from Rahnella sikkimica encodes the following:
- a CDS encoding phage tail protein, whose translation is MMMSLGLFVFKLNTLPYQTIHREVNYNWQENTRIGKRPVSQFLGLGEESMKLSGLLLPEVTGGIRYLQVLEGMANSGRAWPLIEGSGTLYGMFIIENVTHDNSEINSNGQARSISFSVLLKRVDESQAAMFGDLLAQAEELFNKASSAVSNFVSGV